CGACAAAGCAATCGTGATGCGTGAGCTTGCACTCATCAAGGTCGTTTCACCGCCTCATATGCGAAGCGAGATGAATAGTATCGTTGAACCATTTCGAGCAACAGTGATCGATACAGGGAAAAACGTGATTACGTATCAAGTAACCGGTAATCCAGAAAAAATTGAAGCATTTATCGATTTAATCAAGCCATATGGCATTAAAGAACTCACTCGAACAGGGGCCACGGCATTTGTTCGGGAAACACAAAAAACACATATACCACAGTTATCCATTTTAAAATAAATGACTTTGTCAAATGAGTCAAATTCATAATTACCCAAAACCGCTAAGCTGATACAATATATAGTGGAGAACGGTTTAACTCAACTATATATTGTATCAGCTTAGCGAAAAGGTTGGATTATGAAATTGACTAAAATATATTGTTGGTTCAGTAAAGGCAATCAACAGCGGATATTTAACAATTCAAATATAAAAAACAAACTATTAGGAGGAATTTATAATGGCTAAAATGTACTATAACGATAATATTAACGAAGGTGTTTTACAAGATAAAAAAGTTGCAATCATTGGATACGGTTCACAAGGTCATGCACATGCACAAAACTTAAAGGACTCAGGATTTGACGTAGTCGTAGGTGTTCGTCCAGGAAAATCATTCGATGCAGCAAAAGAAGATGGTTTACAAGTAGCGACAGTGAAAGAAGCAGCTGAACAAGCAGATCTTGTAATGGTTCTCCTGCCAGATGAAAGACAAAAGAAAGTTTACGAGGAAGAAATCGAGCCAGTTCTCACTGAAGGAAAATCACTTGTGTTTGCACACGGCTTTAACGTTCACTTCGGAGAAATTAAACCACCTGCAAACGTTGACGTATTCCTAGTTGCACCAAAAGGACCGGGTCATCTAGTTCGCAGAACGTACGAAGCAGGCGCAGGTGTTCCAGCACTCTTTGCAGTTTATCAAGACGCATCAGGTCAAGCGAAAGA
This window of the Sporosarcina pasteurii genome carries:
- the ilvN gene encoding acetolactate synthase small subunit, producing MRRVITVTVINQSGVLNRVTGLLMKRQFNIESITVGHTEQYGMSKMTFIVHVEDERKIEQLVKQLQKQIDVIKVDDITDKAIVMRELALIKVVSPPHMRSEMNSIVEPFRATVIDTGKNVITYQVTGNPEKIEAFIDLIKPYGIKELTRTGATAFVRETQKTHIPQLSILK